Below is a window of Cygnus atratus isolate AKBS03 ecotype Queensland, Australia chromosome 3, CAtr_DNAZoo_HiC_assembly, whole genome shotgun sequence DNA.
TGAAGGAGAGAACATGGAAAGGCCCTCAGGTCTATTGctattgcaaaaacaaatgaaaatgaaacaaactacCTTGATTGCCTGAAGCTTGTTATCCAGGGCCCGTGCCAGCTCCAATATCATAGCACAAGGCACGGCTGAATCAGTTGCTCCTACAAACACCCTCCCGTGCCATTGCGGTGCAAAGAATTTTGAGTCGTAGTGGCAAGCGAGTACCAGATGGCGTTTTGCAGAGGGCTTGAGAGTACTGATAATATTTGAAAAGGTTTGATATCCATACGGTGTGTATCTCTGAAATGTATCTTCTTCAATTTCCCAACCAGCCTGTAACCTTTGAAGGCGATGCTTGATGTGCtgcaattaggaaaaaaaaaaaagtataccaGATGAGTATCACTTGCTTAAAAAAGATGTTGCAGACAAATTATCAGTAGCTAATTAATCACAGTGGCACTTAAGTTTATTTCTGTAAGCTCTGATAGGTAAactgtatagaaaaaaaattcatgTCACTGTGTGAAATAAGCACCATCTTTGCTACCTTAGCCTACCCTCTGACTGGCTCGCTTGCTTTTCATCTCTCCATTTCGTCTCTTGTATTTCGAATCTGAGAGTTTCGAATGATTGCTCATCCATGTGACATGTTGAGATCTCCATCTCTGAAGACTCCAAGCCAGTCTTTTCCAGGTATAACCAGGATAGATTTAATGTTTGTCTACTCAGATCTAAACTCACTTCTGTGCTTAAGTGTCAAATATGGCTGCAGAGAACTTGTGGCTATTTTGACAATTACTATGTATAGATACATAGCAGTATAAATAAAAcgatggtttaatttttttaacttctatGAGAAATCTGCCATTCAAGTGCCCTAGGTTGTCTACAAGGCTATGAAAGGCAGTCTGGTCCTTGTAAACTAAGGAATGAATGAAGCATTTCATAcgtttaaaaatgaaatccttgataaaaatgaagacagtaaATCTGTATGAGAGATCGCTCATTTTAGGTAACTTCCTACCTTAAGAGAATACCTCTAACTACGCCAGCTATACTTAGTACAGACTTCTGGCTAACTCTTACTAGAGGGCCATCTCTGTTGAGCAACTTATTTTTATGGGTCCCCAGAGTGCTTCTTCAAGGCAGATTCCTCTCTCTCTAAATAAACATTCACAAAAGcctctaaggggaaaaaagaaaatagacttTGAAGACTTGTCCTGTTCTTAGTGAAGTCAGTGGGAACGCTGCCATAAATTTTGTGCTGGAACAAACTTCCATTTTGCTTGTGGTCACCTTACAAAAGCTTTTATGGCATTGTATGGTCTATCCACTATCTGTAGGCAGAGCAAAGGACTTCTGTTATGGATTAAGAGGAATATGTAAGCCTGGGTGAAGTTCCCAGTGTGCTCTATCTGTGAGTGGAACTAGCCCTCTCCGTTAAAGGAATCTGATACTTTTTCTGCGTCTTCACAAAGAAATGTCACCCATTGCatattctgttgtgttttttccttggTGGAGGTCTAATTTAGTATATGTTGTTCCCTTGTAAGAAGGTGATCGTTTTTTTGAACATGATTTTTGGTTTTCTAGCCTAGGCTgtgctggtgttttgttttgtttttcttactttttccccttttatttggCTGCCTTCCAGGGTATCACTAAGGAAACCACAGAACTAAATCTATAGACacacaaagcattaaaaagctgcttttttccagTCTACCAGTTGCAGAGTGGCAAATGAACTTATTGTAGTTAGGGCTGTCTTGGAGCTGTTGAGTCACTGCTTCAAGGGTAAATGAAGGCTAGTGAGATGTTGCAAGCACTTCCAAGTAAACTCAGCTGTGCCAGTGTCTTAGTCTCCTGACTGACTGATGTAATTCAGAGTGGGCAGGGTACGCAGGAGGGCTTGGTGGTGTTAAATCCTTGTGGCTCAAACACAACGTGCTGGAGATCTTATCAGCTTGGGGCCAGGTGCAGTGTATCTGTGTTAGCCCAATATTAACACGCAGCTGTTCTTGGGCCAGCGGGGCTAGTGCTCTGGATTGTCATGTTGACCATTGAGGCTGCCTGCCAGTGTGGGCTTCTCTGATCCCTTTTAGtccgttttgtttttttacatcCATCCAAGGCAACATTACAGGGGAGTGTAACAGCATAGCACTGCTCCAGAAGAAGAGAGGTGTGTGGGGAAGTCATTTAATTCATCCCCATGCAGGGTGTTCGAACCAGTGGCCAAAATCCTGCTCACATAAGGGAAAGGAAACGCATTGTGTTGTACTTTGGTTACCAAACCTGGGGCaagcttttaaatttaaaataacatatttaacaTAAAGTTAAAACCAGATTTTCTTTCGCTTTGTGATGCAGCCCTAGGAAGTAATGATAGCTGAAGTGCGAGCTGTATCTTGTAGGCACTGCACAGTCTAGCCTAGAACAATGATAAGGTGCATCCTGTGTCCCTTACGTGGTCACTGAAGGCACCATCTTAATACAAAGAATAGGTGTTCGTAGAGGTTTTCAGAACCTGTTGTCTTACCTGCCGTACGGCATAGTTTCCTGGTGATCCTGAGTATCTTTCTATCAGGATGGGGCGCAAATCATTTTCccacatttcagaaacatcGGTGTTTTCTGCAACTTTTTGAATAGCATCAGAATGTAAAATTCTTGGCTGGTGAGAATACTGtggaagggagaaggaggaaagattGCTGTAACTGTTACgagactttttaaataatttttcttctaaattacaTCAAATAATACTCTAGTGTATagggctttttcattttctgacaataaagttatttaagaaaaagcttttctgacaaggaaaaaaaaggacttttttttcttttaagttctGTGGCTTTTCTATCTTTGGTTTCCATGTAAAATATACTAGTATTAAAAACACAGGAGAAATTTTTACCTACTATCCATACAAATTCAACCCCTAGCTGGGTTCTCTTTTCTGGTATCTTAATTCTGTGTATTCTACAGTCATGCCCTCAACCATGTTACCTTCAAATAAGGTTTCCTTTGTGACAGACGTGACGAGCTTTATTTTAGTAGCAATAATATTTAGCTTTATGGCCCGTCTACATTATGGGGTGCATTACTGCTAAGAAATGCATAAGCTACTTTAGTCCCAGAAAGACTGAAGCTGTGTCTTTGTGGCCTCTGCCCACAGTGGTGGTACTGGTGTGACTACACAGCACAGTGCAGCTCCTTCAGAGCTAGCCTGGGCACGCATCAGCTTTCTTAGCCTCATGGTAACCTCTGAAGTGGCAGATTGTCCCCTGTGACAACAGGTGGTAGTGCTACCTCCTCAATACTGTATTCTTTTCTGTTGCCTAAGGGTGGACCTTTAGAGCTATCTGAGGTAACCCTAGAATACTTGAGACATCCTCGTGGGGCTGGCAGGTGCAGCAAGGATGTGGGAGAGCCTTGTGATGTCCTGGAGTGGTAGCTGAATGCCAGGTGGGAGACCCAAGGACATCCCAAACACCCCTTTGGTTGCTTGATTTGAACCTACCCAGTCTCTAGCATTTGTCTTCTCAGGAGATTCCTCAGCCACTCCTGTTCTTAGTGGTTCATATTTTAGGCTCTATCATACGATAGGAGTATCCTATCCATTCCTCATTTCTGTCCTAGGGACTGCCTTCTAGTCCTCTCACCCAGCGGAAGGTCCTAGTCTGGTTGTTCGTTCTTTGTTCAGAACTGCCGTACGTGGTTATCAGACTTGCTGTCCTTCAGTGTACCCTGTCTACCTCATCCTttttgaaaagaggaaagggagagaaatgggagcGTGAGAGCACCAAAGCTTATAGTGCAGGATaacagtattttctattttgttcctttcctgtCTTACAAATGCTTAACAGTTGAGTTGCTTTGGGGCTGCTGTTGCATTGAGTTGATATTTTCATAGGTGCCAGCACTGAATATCTTAACAAAAGAtgatgtaaaaaagaaaattccctctcctttcccactTACTCATGTGCATCATTTCACAGTGGTCTGGAATGACTGCTGAAACTCATTTATTACCTGGTCAGCAAGTGTACTGACCTTGAAATCTTCTGCAGTTCTGTATAATAACCTGTTATCTTAATTACCCTGACAGATAaatattgtctttaaaaaatgttttttttgggTCTCACTATTGGTaatttttctacttcatttgTCTATGCTGGGCAAAGCAGGCACCAACACAGATATTTTCTAGGCTTCACTGTAAACATTTAATACAacccttctctcttttcctggcTGTTATCTGTGTGAGGCACTTTCCACCTCAATTCACTGGTGAAATCAAGTAGGGGGGGGACACACAAGGATATTGAGTCCTACAATGCCAATTTCAATATAGTGTTCAAGTTAAAAACTGGATTTTAAGGCTATAAGGACACTACATTTTAGGATTTGCAGTTAACATTTTTAACGTTAACAGATTTAGAAATGGGCTAAGAAGATAACATTTCATCAGATATACTTCTACAAGTTTTCCATTTGTAGAAGATGcataaaatgtttccatttctgaaagacTAAAAGTTTATTATAGCAGAATTTAAACCAATGTATAAAAGACACAGATGAGAAAGTGACAGAACTGTTCTGTttaggagagagaaaatctACAACTACAGACTTCAGAAGTGTGGAAGGACAAAATAATGATGgatgttctgaaaatattccttaatTTGAATAAGTGAAGGGCTTGATGAGAATGCTGAATCATGTCTAGCCTGTAGCGCAGTAGAGCATGCCTGCTGGTTGTGGCCATGGAATCACTTTGCAAAGAAACATTATTATTTAAGTACAAATGTatgaaaacacttcagaagagaagaaacaatttGCATTCCTTGTAATGGAAATATGCTCAAATTGGGAATCAAAAGGAATTGCAAAGGTGgtcacaaaataaaagcataacaGAATGAGATCCATAAGTGGCTCATTCCTTAGGGTTGCTTGATCCATAATTCCTCCATGGCCATGGCAGTGAGGCAGAGCAATGTGTTTATGGCATGGTTACTATTAAACCTTTTGTACTAAGCAGAATAAAACTGCAAGATTTCTACTTCTTCTAGCAGCCCATGCTTGTCTTGCTGATTTTGATATGTTTCTGCTCAACGACAATGGAAGTTTGTTTCTAAGAGCTTGTAAGTTTAGACCCAGTTCCTCCTCCTCAGTGAGctacagcagcaggagggaatgGTCGGTATGCTCTTAAGACTTTCAACTTCTGTCTCATACTTGCCTttagggagaaggagaaaaagttgTCAAGGGACAAGAATTTGATGAGAAAGAGGAAGTGGTTCTTGGTTAGTGTCTGCAAGGGCAGAGGAGTTCAGCTGCTATGGTTCTGCGGTTAGATGGCATTACATCATTAGCAAGCAGATTGTCTGGTTGGAAAGGAATGAGGTAAAGAGTGCATTTGTGTGGGTTAAGGGGACTGAAGAAAGAAGCACCAGGgctatgtgtatatatatattcttgtcTATATTATAAGCATATAGATTCTATATATGAGGCAGATGTTATATATAGAGATAACATGACTAGAAGAGAATGACAGTttctcttgatttcttttttttttcttcaaaaaaaacacccaccaaCCCTTCATTGAACGGCATCATGGAGAAAACGGATCGACGACTAAGCGGAGGTGAGTGGAAATGTATGAAGGAAGTTCCCTTTCACCCGTTTGTCCTGGCCTCTGATTTAGGGGTGAAGGTAACACTGCGTTGGGGTGGTAGAGCTGTGCCAGTTGTGGGTGACCGCTGGGTTCAGCTCTTCTACAGCCACCTGAGGATGGGCCCTAAAGGAGGGTTTTCTATTTCGGAATTGGCGAACATTTCAATTAAATGATATCCACCATTCTATGGTCTGCTGTGTACCTCGTGATTTAGTTCATTAAGATCTATGCCAGTGTTTCATAATCAGGCACTAAGAGTTGTCACATGGAGAACGAAGTAGAGGTTTTACTGCTGTTGATTTTTCCTTTAGCGTTATATTGAGATTGGTTTTCTCGCTGGTTCAGGCACCGCTGTAGATAGATGCATGAGAGCCCGCCGTGGCCCCACGCGATGCTACCCTCATGTCTCCTCGCAAACCAGTTAGCGGGAGCCATCAGCACCCTCCCcgctcctttctcctccccaacAGGGCATGGCTGGAGGACGGGCCCCCCGTTTCCCGGCGGCCGAGCCGCCCTGACCGTGTGGGGCCGGCTCCCCAGGTGCTGCCCCTCAGCCTCCCGCCCAgccgccccctgcccccggCGGCGGCCATGAGCGGGGGCGGCCGGACGCCATCTCCCCTCACACCTGCgcccgccctgcccgccccggcgGCGGGACCTCTGCGGGGGGTCCCtggctgaggggaggggaggcagaggttAAACCCACCTTGAGCAGCGTCCAGCCCGTGCCGCTCTCCCGCCCCTGCGCCGGGGGAAGccaggaggcggcggcggcggcggccaggCAGAGCGCCCCGGCCAGCCCCGCCATCCCGCTCCTGCCGTCCgggctggaggagaaggggcagtgctgcggcgggcggggaggggacggaggaaaggggaggaggaggaggaggaggaaggagggtgCCCACGGCGGGAGGAGCCGTCCCCGGGGGTGCCCGGCTGGgttggtggggagggggctgctgcgAACGGGGCTCTGGGGagcgctgggctgggggctctgtgGGGCGGCGTTAGGAGCCCCGCGCCGTCCTGCGGTGGTGGTGGGCCGCTGGGGACAGGTCTGCCGCTGCGAGGTGTTACCGGCTGTAGCTGCTTGTAGCTGTCCTCATGATGCTTTCTGGGCCTACAGTGACAGCTCCTGCTACCAGAATTTGTGCCGAGTGATGTCTGGTAAGAGGCCAGTTAGAATGGTTGAAGCCAACGGAAAGGCTTCTGAGCATATCAGCCCTGTAGGTCGGACAGTATCACCAGCCTCGCTCTGTGCTCTCATGCAAAACATCTGACGTTTTCATCACAGATATTCCAGTTAAAATCCACAACTTTTACACTTTTGTTAATGTTCATACTTAATGCTCAAACGAattgaatgaaaagaaagtcaaaatgaaggcagaaa
It encodes the following:
- the QPCT gene encoding glutaminyl-peptide cyclotransferase isoform X3, which produces MAGLAGALCLAAAAAASWLPPAQGRESGTGWTLLKYSHQPRILHSDAIQKVAENTDVSEMWENDLRPILIERYSGSPGNYAVRQHIKHRLQRLQAGWEIEEDTFQRYTPYGYQTFSNIISTLKPSAKRHLVLACHYDSKFFAPQWHGRVFVGATDSAVPCAMILELARALDNKLQAIKDLLVLLDLIGAPNPVFPNYFPNTIRWFQRLQAIEEKLHGMNLLKNHLVERQYFQNNLHRGLVEDDHVPFLLRGVPVLHLIPSPFPEVWHTMEDTEENLDKTTIDNLSKILQVFVLEYLNLQ